The following are encoded in a window of Perca flavescens isolate YP-PL-M2 chromosome 24, PFLA_1.0, whole genome shotgun sequence genomic DNA:
- the LOC114550839 gene encoding protein NLRC3 — translation MDERPFEMERRELMEQIDRERHKYKRERNAMKMENEKLRRRLRTFKGPEPEPSCVSFKSDWSRNIPLYFRGDPKEETFKEPEPDDSVLDSDDVKPETSCVSMKSEQSMDPVLIFRGHQMFEVDHESFEVPSDQSAQQHQTHLDSIFMLLEENISSFVKNELKKIQKVLSPDYPECLKSQREDEDEEQRRNREAFLKITLDFLRRMKQDELADRLQSRSPAGVCRRKLKSNLNKKFQCVFEGIAKAGNPTVLNQMFTEIHITKGGTAEVNDEHEVRQIETASRKHDTPETTIRQEDIFKTQPGRDKPIRTVMTKGVAGIGKTVLTQKFTLDWAEGKVNQDIQFTFPFTFRELNVLKERKYSLVELVDYFFSEIKDEGICRFEEFPVVFIFDGLDECRLPLDFRNTKILTDVTESTSVGVLLTNLIRGNLLPSARLWITTRPAAANQIPPGCVDMVTEVRGFTDPQKEEYFRKRFRDEEKASRIISHIKTSQSLHIMCHIPVFCWITATVLEDVLKTREGGKLPTTLTEMYIYFLVVQSKLKNIKYDGGAETDPPWSPETRKMIESLGKLAFEQLQKGNLIFYESDLTECGIDIRAASVYSGVFTQIFKEERGLYRDKVFSFIHLSVHEFLAALHVHLTFTNSGVNLLAEEQTTSTGFYRSAVNKALQSPNGHLELFLRFLLGLSLQTNQTLLRGLVTKTGRSSQINQKTIKYIKRKISENLTAERSINLFHCLNELNDDSLVEEIQQALRSGSLSTAQWSALVFILLLSEKDLDVFDLKKYSASEEALLRLLPVVKASNKAL, via the exons ATGGACGAGAGGCCATTTGAAATGGAGCGGCGGGAATTGATGGAGCAAATTGATAGAGAGAGACATAAATATAAGAGGGAGCGAAATGCAATgaaaatggaaaatgaaaagTTAAGAAGAAGATTGAG GACCTTCAAAggacctgaacctgaacccagctgtgtgtcctttaAGAGTGACTGGTCCAGGAACATACCGCTATATTTCAGAGGAGATCCAAAGGAAGA GACCTTTAAGGAACCTGAACCTGATGATTCTGTACTGGACTCTGATGATGTTAAACCTGaaaccagctgtgtgtccatgaagagtgagCAGTCAATGGACCCAGTGCTAATTTTCAGAGGACATCAAATGTTTGA AGTGGACCACGAGAGCTTCGAGGTTCCCAGTGATCAGTCTGCCcagcagcatcaaacacacCTGGACTCCATATTTATG ctgctggaggagaacATCAGCAGTTTTGTGAAGAACGAGCTGAAGAAGATCCAGAAGGTTCTGAGTCCAGATTACCCTGAATGCTTAaagagtcagagggaggatgaggatgaagagcagaggaggaacAGAGAGGCATTTCTGAAGATCACACTGGACTTCCTGAGGAGAATGAAGCAGGACGAGCTGGCTGACCGTCTGCAGAGCA GAAGTCCAGCTGGAGTTTGTCGACGTAAACTCAAATCTAACCTAAACAAgaagttccagtgtgtgtttgaggggattgctaaagcaggaaacccaaccgttctgaatcagatgttcacagagatcCACATCACAAAGGGAGGGACTGCCGAGGTCAATGACgaacatgaggtcagacagattgaaacagcatccagGAAACATGACACaccagaaacaacaatcagacaagaagacatctttaaaaCCCAACCTGGAAGAGATAAACCTAtcagaacagtgatgacaaagggagtggctggcatcgggaaaacagtcttaacacagaagttcactctggactgggctgaaggcAAAGtcaaccaggacatccagttcacatttccattcactttcagagagctgaatgtgctgaaagagagaaagtacagcttggtggaacttgttgattacttctttagtgaaatCAAAGACGAaggaatctgcaggtttgaagagttccCAGTCGTGTTCATCTTTgacggtctggatgagtgtcgacttcctctggacttccgCAACACTAAaatcctgactgatgttacagagtccacctcagtgggtgtattgctgacaaacctcatcaggggaaatctgcttccctctgctcgcctctggataaccacacgacctgcagcagccaatcagatccctcctggGTGTGTTGACATGGtaacagaggtcagagggttcactgacccacagaaggaggagtacttcaggaagagattcagagatgaggagaaggccagcagaatcatctcccacatcaagacatcacAAAGCCTCCACATAATGTGtcacatcccagtcttctgctggatcactgctacagttctggaggatgtgttgaagaccagagagggaggaaagcTGCCCAcgaccctgactgagatgtacatttacttcctggtggttcagtccaaaCTGAAGAACATCAAGTATGATGGAGGAGCCGAGACTGATCCACCCTGGAGTCCAGAGACCAGGAAGATGATCGagtctctgggaaaactggcttttgagcagctgcagaaaggcaacctgatcttctatgaatcagacctgacagagtgtggcatcgatatcagagcagcctcagtgtactcaggagtgttcacacagatctttaaagaggagagaggactgtaccGGGACAAGGTGTTCAGCTTcatccatctgagtgttcatgagtttctggctgctcttcatgtccatctgacattcaccaactctggagtcaacctgctgGCAGAAGAACAAACAACATCAACAGGTTTCTACCGGAGTGCTGTGAACAaggccttacagagtccaaatggacacctggagttgttcctccgcttcctcctgggtctttccCTGCAGACCAATCAGACTCTCCTAAGAGGCCTGGTGACAAAGACAGGACGTAGCTCACAGATCAATCAGAAGACAATCAAGTACATCAAGAGAAAGATCAGTGAGAATCTgactgcagagagaagcatcaatctgttccactgtctgaatgaactgaatgatgaTTCTCTAGTGGAGGAGATCCAACAGGCCCTGAGATCAGGAAGTCTCTCCactgctcagtggtcagctctggtcttcatcttactATTATCAGAAAAAGATCTGGatgtgtttgacctgaagaaatactctgcttcagaggaggctcttctgaggctgctgccagtggtcaaagcctccaacaaagctctgtaa